In Labilibaculum sp. DW002, one DNA window encodes the following:
- a CDS encoding sensor histidine kinase: MISFLRKYKSIVFGFLASALLVFLLDTFDAILIDKTEILANAMAFGLLCSLISILIYKAPYIIANKAFVLKVFGLFVLFVAILMIDNYMSIEDNPVTIVLIVVLGALSLLMLAPKILFKYKYALLVFYGLVLAYFIYLRVFTDDSSLYFQQQKEIFILLLSPFFIIIYLWTYQQWKGMEQLKNEKGKAELELLKNQVNPHFLFNTLNNLYGLTVEKAEEAPEVVLKLSDMLRYTIYKGKEDRVALKDEVSYLENYISLHKIRYQKQVDIRFDKEIATDLKIAPLLFIILLENAFKHGVESLTNEAYVHIDLKSTKDSLIFQIENNYEQTKKAATIGIGLDNLKKRLQLIYPNQHQLSIEKGKTNFKIRLELQKL, encoded by the coding sequence ATGATATCATTTCTCAGAAAATACAAAAGCATTGTTTTCGGCTTCCTTGCTAGTGCCTTACTAGTCTTTTTACTCGACACTTTTGATGCGATCCTGATCGATAAAACTGAAATCTTGGCAAATGCGATGGCCTTTGGTCTTTTGTGTTCGCTTATCAGCATCCTGATTTACAAAGCGCCTTATATTATTGCGAACAAAGCCTTTGTATTGAAAGTATTTGGCTTGTTTGTTTTATTTGTGGCGATTCTCATGATTGATAATTACATGAGCATTGAGGACAATCCGGTAACGATCGTTCTGATTGTTGTTTTGGGAGCACTAAGCTTGCTGATGCTAGCGCCAAAGATTCTTTTCAAGTACAAATATGCCCTTCTTGTGTTCTACGGCTTGGTACTTGCTTATTTCATTTACCTGAGGGTTTTTACCGATGATAGTTCGCTCTATTTTCAGCAACAGAAAGAAATTTTTATTCTTTTACTCTCTCCCTTCTTTATCATTATTTATTTGTGGACTTATCAGCAATGGAAAGGAATGGAGCAGCTTAAAAATGAAAAAGGGAAAGCCGAATTAGAGTTGTTGAAAAATCAGGTTAACCCACATTTTCTTTTTAATACCCTGAACAACCTTTATGGCCTAACGGTAGAGAAAGCCGAAGAAGCGCCCGAAGTTGTGTTGAAACTATCGGATATGTTGCGCTATACCATTTACAAGGGCAAAGAAGATCGTGTAGCCTTGAAGGATGAGGTGAGTTATCTGGAAAATTACATTTCCCTGCACAAAATCAGGTACCAAAAACAAGTGGATATTCGTTTTGATAAGGAAATCGCGACAGATCTGAAAATTGCTCCCCTTCTTTTTATCATTCTGCTAGAAAATGCCTTTAAGCATGGGGTTGAGAGTTTAACCAATGAGGCCTATGTTCATATTGATTTGAAAAGTACAAAGGACAGCCTTATCTTTCAGATTGAGAACAACTATGAGCAAACAAAAAAGGCAGCCACAATTGGCATTGGATTGGACAATTTGAAGAAACGCTTGCAATTGATCTATCCAAACCAACACCAACTAAGCATTGAAAAAGGGAAAACCAATTTCAAAATTAGATTAGAACTACAAAAGCTATGA